In the genome of Polaribacter atrinae, one region contains:
- a CDS encoding glycosyltransferase family 2 protein, giving the protein MTKITAIIPTLNEEIHIADAINSVSFADEIIVIDSFSTDKTIEIAEKLHVKIIKRKFDDFSSQKNFAIEQATHSWIYILDADERVTAAVEKEILEAVNNPNGFVGFYVRRAFYFAKQKINYCGWQRDKVVRLFLKEHCRYSGVVHETIYTKGKLGFLKSKIDHFGYRSYDHFISKINHYSSLKAKQLHANGKKVSAFHLLIKPAARFFIHYVIRLGFLDGLAGLILAKILAYSVFTRYIKLWLLNKGIKES; this is encoded by the coding sequence ATGACAAAAATTACTGCAATTATTCCTACTTTAAATGAAGAAATTCATATTGCTGATGCTATAAATTCAGTAAGTTTTGCAGATGAAATTATTGTTATAGATTCTTTTAGTACAGATAAAACAATTGAAATAGCTGAAAAGCTACATGTAAAAATCATCAAACGAAAGTTTGATGATTTTTCTTCTCAAAAAAACTTTGCAATTGAACAAGCAACACATAGCTGGATTTATATTTTAGATGCAGATGAAAGAGTTACGGCAGCGGTAGAAAAAGAAATTTTAGAAGCTGTTAATAATCCAAATGGTTTTGTTGGTTTTTATGTAAGAAGAGCGTTTTATTTTGCAAAACAAAAAATAAATTACTGCGGTTGGCAAAGAGATAAGGTTGTTCGTTTGTTTTTAAAAGAGCACTGTAGGTATTCTGGAGTTGTTCATGAAACAATTTATACAAAAGGTAAATTAGGATTTTTAAAAAGCAAAATAGATCATTTTGGATATAGAAGTTATGACCATTTTATCTCGAAAATAAATCATTATTCTTCTTTAAAAGCGAAACAACTTCATGCCAATGGGAAAAAGGTAAGTGCGTTTCATTTATTAATTAAACCAGCGGCTAGGTTTTTTATTCATTATGTAATTCGTTTGGGCTTTTTAGATGGATTAGCAGGCTTAATTTTAGCTAAAATTTTGGCATATTCTGTCTTTACGAGATATATTAAACTATGGTTACTAAATAAAGGGATTAAGGAAAGCTAA
- a CDS encoding CCA tRNA nucleotidyltransferase, translated as MQKQFFKEAISLEIFNVISKASRELQIESYVIGGYVRDFFLKRGNSKDIDVVAVGSGIELAQKVSKLLPNKPKVQVFKTYGTAMLRYNDIEIEFVGARKESYSEDSRNPDVSEGNLQDDQNRRDLTINALALSLNEDNFGALLDPFNGIEDLKSKVIKTPLNPDITYSDDPLRMMRAIRFTTQLNFNIDTESLDAISRNAYRLKIITRERIVDELNKILSSPKPSIGFLLLEQTGLLKQILPELIALKGVEEVEGQKHKDNFYHTLEVVDNISKNTEDVWLRWAALLHDIGKAPTKKFSNKVGWTFHAHEFVGSKMVFKLFKRLKMPMNNKMKFVQKMVMLSSRPIVLATEVTDSAVRRLVFDAGDDINSLMTLCEADITTKNPKKFKKYHSNFEVVRSKIKEVEERDRVRNFQPPISGEEIIKAFDLKPCKEIGIIKEAIKEAILDGKIPNEHKACYDFMVEKGNELGLKLS; from the coding sequence ATGCAAAAACAATTCTTTAAAGAAGCAATTTCTTTAGAAATATTTAATGTTATATCCAAAGCATCCAGAGAGTTACAGATAGAGAGTTATGTAATTGGTGGTTATGTACGTGATTTTTTTTTAAAAAGAGGAAACTCTAAAGATATTGATGTTGTAGCGGTTGGTAGTGGTATAGAGTTGGCTCAAAAAGTTTCTAAACTATTGCCAAATAAACCCAAAGTACAGGTTTTTAAGACCTATGGAACTGCAATGTTGCGTTATAATGATATCGAAATTGAATTTGTTGGCGCTAGAAAAGAATCTTATTCTGAAGATAGTAGAAATCCTGATGTTTCAGAAGGTAATTTACAAGACGATCAAAATAGAAGAGATTTAACGATTAATGCGTTGGCTTTAAGTTTAAATGAAGATAATTTTGGCGCTTTATTAGACCCTTTCAATGGAATAGAGGACTTGAAAAGTAAGGTGATTAAAACACCTTTAAATCCAGATATTACCTATTCAGATGATCCTCTAAGAATGATGCGTGCCATTCGTTTTACTACGCAGTTAAATTTTAATATTGATACAGAATCTTTAGATGCAATTTCTAGAAATGCATATCGATTAAAAATTATTACTCGTGAAAGAATTGTAGACGAATTGAATAAAATTTTGTCATCTCCAAAACCTTCAATTGGTTTTTTATTGTTAGAACAAACAGGTTTGTTAAAGCAAATATTACCTGAGTTAATAGCTTTAAAAGGAGTAGAGGAAGTAGAAGGACAGAAGCATAAAGACAATTTTTATCATACCTTAGAAGTAGTTGATAATATTTCTAAAAATACTGAAGATGTTTGGTTGCGTTGGGCGGCTTTATTGCATGATATTGGAAAAGCACCAACTAAAAAGTTTAGTAATAAAGTGGGCTGGACTTTTCATGCGCACGAATTTGTAGGTTCTAAAATGGTGTTTAAGTTATTTAAGCGTTTAAAAATGCCTATGAATAACAAAATGAAATTTGTTCAGAAAATGGTTATGTTAAGTTCTAGACCGATTGTTTTAGCAACGGAAGTTACAGATTCTGCTGTAAGACGTTTGGTTTTTGATGCAGGTGATGATATTAATTCTTTAATGACACTTTGTGAAGCAGATATTACTACAAAAAATCCGAAGAAATTTAAAAAATACCACAGTAATTTTGAAGTTGTTCGTTCTAAAATTAAAGAAGTAGAAGAAAGAGATCGAGTACGTAACTTTCAGCCACCAATTTCTGGAGAAGAAATTATAAAAGCTTTCGATTTAAAACCCTGTAAAGAAATTGGAATAATAAAAGAAGCTATAAAAGAAGCTATTCTAGATGGTAAAATACCAAATGAACATAAAGCATGTTATGATTTTATGGTTGAAAAAGGAAATGAATTAGGTTTAAAATTAAGTTAA
- a CDS encoding polysaccharide deacetylase family protein, whose product MTKKILITFDLEEFDLPLEYNLEISIDKQLEIGTNGLIILLEILKKHSIKATFFTTAFFAESRPQLIKKIVKDGHELASHLYYHSDYNIEHIASSKHKLEEISGKKIYGIRSPRLRPLSLEEIEKSGYIYSSSLNPTFIPGRYNNFKKPRTIFYNNNRNLFIVPFSVSPIIRFPLFWLSFKNLPLTIYSFLCNRTLKKDKYLHLYFHPWEFSDLEEFKIPNFIKKIHGQKMTKKFELFIKKIKNKGNFITIKEFLESNYNKK is encoded by the coding sequence ATGACTAAAAAAATATTAATAACTTTCGATTTAGAAGAGTTTGATTTACCTCTAGAATATAATTTAGAGATAAGTATAGATAAACAATTAGAAATAGGTACAAACGGACTTATAATTTTACTTGAGATATTAAAGAAACATTCCATAAAAGCAACCTTTTTTACTACAGCCTTTTTTGCAGAAAGCAGGCCACAATTAATTAAAAAGATTGTAAAAGATGGTCATGAATTAGCGTCACACCTATATTATCATTCCGATTATAATATAGAGCATATTGCTAGCTCTAAACACAAACTCGAAGAAATTTCTGGAAAAAAAATTTATGGCATTAGAAGCCCAAGACTTAGACCTCTAAGCTTAGAAGAAATAGAAAAATCTGGCTATATTTATAGTTCTTCTTTAAACCCTACCTTTATACCTGGTAGGTATAACAATTTTAAAAAACCAAGAACTATTTTTTATAATAACAACCGTAATTTATTTATTGTACCATTTTCAGTATCACCAATAATAAGATTTCCTTTATTTTGGCTAAGTTTTAAAAATTTACCATTAACAATTTATTCCTTTTTATGTAATAGAACTTTAAAAAAAGACAAGTACCTTCACCTCTATTTTCATCCGTGGGAATTTTCTGATTTAGAAGAATTTAAAATTCCTAATTTTATTAAAAAAATACATGGGCAAAAAATGACGAAAAAATTTGAACTTTTTATAAAAAAAATAAAAAATAAAGGAAACTTTATCACAATAAAAGAATTTTTAGAATCAAATTACAATAAGAAATAA
- a CDS encoding glycosyltransferase family 87 protein codes for MIKKQIESFKKNTFNTTKSIFLFGAFFAFAITLKEVLNLSYNNFQIFSFGSIDFWNGVNPYSNWNHLNLRGTPLDLFLYLPLFSILFTPFTIAPSWIGAFLWNFFTYTMFYTSIFNLPEKYNFKDKKFIFFISSLLLFATLLSMQFNPLIAAIFLFSYSALEKDKPFLAVFLILISGFTKVYGIFQLSMLIFYPKFWKKVLYGFAIGIVFFLLPLLKLNFNQLIPYYESWVNTISGHTRMQDFYSIYRPIYDFFPDINQIGSIISLVILLTLFVFSLFKKDLFIKNFSKRAQYLGVLMSYSILFGVGSELHTYVIAMVGYAIWYLFSKKNKLDKILLWINFFLLVIFPIDIFCPVTISKFILGKLHLGIIIFFITWLIMVYKTMMHKKNISNNEHKK; via the coding sequence ATGATAAAGAAACAAATTGAAAGCTTTAAAAAAAATACTTTTAATACAACTAAAAGTATTTTTCTTTTCGGAGCATTTTTTGCATTTGCAATTACCTTAAAAGAAGTCTTAAACCTTTCCTATAATAATTTTCAAATATTCTCATTTGGTTCTATCGATTTTTGGAATGGTGTAAATCCATATTCAAATTGGAATCATTTAAACCTAAGAGGAACACCTTTAGATCTCTTTTTATACTTACCGCTATTTTCAATTTTATTTACACCTTTTACCATTGCCCCTAGTTGGATTGGTGCATTTCTTTGGAACTTTTTTACATATACAATGTTCTATACATCTATATTTAATTTACCAGAAAAATATAATTTTAAAGATAAAAAATTTATTTTTTTTATTTCTAGCTTACTACTATTTGCAACACTACTTTCAATGCAGTTTAACCCATTAATAGCTGCAATATTTTTGTTTTCTTATTCTGCTCTAGAAAAAGACAAGCCTTTTTTAGCAGTATTTTTAATATTGATATCTGGCTTCACAAAAGTTTATGGAATTTTCCAATTATCAATGCTTATTTTTTATCCGAAATTTTGGAAAAAAGTTCTTTATGGATTTGCAATTGGGATTGTTTTTTTTCTACTACCGCTATTAAAATTGAATTTTAACCAATTAATTCCCTATTATGAAAGTTGGGTGAATACAATTTCTGGACACACAAGAATGCAGGATTTTTATAGCATCTATAGACCTATCTATGATTTTTTTCCAGATATCAACCAAATTGGCTCTATAATTTCTCTAGTTATACTTTTAACCTTATTTGTTTTTTCATTATTTAAAAAAGATCTTTTTATAAAAAATTTCTCAAAAAGAGCACAATACTTAGGGGTTTTAATGAGTTACTCTATTTTGTTTGGAGTAGGTTCTGAATTGCACACATATGTAATTGCAATGGTTGGTTATGCAATTTGGTATCTTTTTTCTAAAAAAAATAAACTAGATAAAATTCTGTTATGGATTAATTTTTTCCTTTTAGTAATTTTCCCAATAGACATTTTTTGCCCAGTAACAATTTCTAAATTTATTTTAGGCAAACTACATTTAGGAATAATCATCTTTTTTATAACTTGGTTAATTATGGTATATAAAACAATGATGCACAAAAAAAACATCTCAAATAATGAGCATAAAAAATGA
- a CDS encoding alpha-1,2-fucosyltransferase → MIVVRILGGLGNQMFQYAYARALSLNGYNVKLDLSKIKKYKLHGGYQLDKYNIDLEEADSFSILLGKTGLKGNKKEKSLLFDNNLKLLNGNEYLKGYFQTEKYFKEIRNTLLTEFVIKQKASKEMLSITKQIEAAKNSCSLHIRRGDYISNKKANSVHGTCDLEYYKKAIKVISNKYSNITFFVFSDDISWTKENLLIESVTYIDIKSIPHEDMYLMSLCNHNITANSSFSWWGAWLNKNETKTVIAPKQWYIDKENEIACLNWIKI, encoded by the coding sequence ATGATAGTTGTAAGAATACTTGGAGGTTTAGGAAATCAAATGTTTCAGTATGCGTATGCTCGAGCATTATCTCTTAATGGTTATAACGTAAAACTAGATCTTTCAAAGATAAAAAAATACAAACTACACGGTGGTTATCAGCTAGATAAATATAATATTGATTTAGAAGAAGCCGATTCTTTTTCAATTCTTTTAGGTAAAACTGGATTAAAAGGAAATAAAAAGGAAAAAAGTTTATTGTTTGATAATAATTTAAAATTATTAAATGGAAATGAATATTTGAAAGGATACTTTCAAACTGAAAAATATTTTAAAGAAATAAGAAATACATTATTAACCGAATTTGTTATTAAACAAAAGGCATCAAAAGAAATGCTAAGTATAACTAAACAAATTGAAGCCGCTAAAAACAGTTGCTCTCTTCATATTAGAAGAGGAGATTATATATCCAATAAAAAAGCAAATAGTGTTCACGGAACCTGCGATTTAGAATATTATAAAAAAGCAATAAAAGTTATAAGTAATAAATACTCAAATATTACTTTCTTTGTTTTTTCTGATGATATTAGCTGGACAAAAGAAAACCTATTAATAGAAAGCGTAACCTATATTGACATTAAATCTATTCCGCATGAAGATATGTACTTAATGAGTTTATGTAATCATAATATTACCGCAAATAGTAGTTTTTCTTGGTGGGGAGCTTGGTTAAATAAAAATGAAACTAAAACTGTTATTGCTCCTAAGCAATGGTATATTGATAAAGAAAATGAAATTGCCTGCCTAAATTGGATAAAAATATGA
- a CDS encoding WlaTC/HtrL family glycosyltransferase — MNKIVVTCFYLVDPKPGRSHVLYKEWFLNLLNSLTCNIIVFTDESSKKYLDSSNDKIIFIDLPFEELYYFKNYGLDFWIEQEKIDPNKNRSWKLGLLYNEKCKFIEKAIKLYPKINWFVWCDIGCFRDKLDLNFPIISHLNDDKMTLLQIKKFKSKELKPGYIFHPEQQERLGGGVQIATKKTWEKWISLYDTVFNTYIKNSSVNCDQGLLSTLALENKELVNLIPSRKTKITKSRWFYLLEYCSNKYKKRKSIWWF; from the coding sequence ATGAATAAAATAGTAGTTACGTGCTTTTATTTAGTAGACCCTAAACCGGGAAGATCACATGTGCTATATAAAGAATGGTTTCTAAATTTATTAAACTCTTTAACTTGTAACATAATTGTTTTTACTGATGAAAGCTCAAAAAAATATTTAGACTCATCAAATGATAAAATAATTTTTATCGATTTACCTTTTGAAGAGTTATATTATTTTAAGAATTATGGTTTAGATTTTTGGATAGAACAAGAAAAAATAGATCCAAATAAAAATAGATCTTGGAAATTAGGGCTTCTTTACAATGAAAAATGTAAGTTTATTGAAAAAGCAATTAAATTATATCCAAAAATAAACTGGTTTGTTTGGTGCGATATTGGCTGTTTTAGAGATAAGTTAGATTTAAACTTTCCTATTATATCTCATTTAAATGACGATAAAATGACACTGCTTCAAATAAAGAAATTTAAATCTAAAGAATTAAAACCAGGATATATATTTCACCCAGAACAGCAAGAAAGATTGGGTGGAGGCGTACAAATTGCTACAAAAAAAACATGGGAAAAATGGATTTCTTTATATGATACTGTTTTTAACACTTATATTAAAAACTCTTCTGTGAATTGCGACCAAGGTCTATTAAGTACTTTAGCTCTTGAGAATAAAGAATTGGTAAATTTAATTCCTTCAAGAAAAACAAAAATAACTAAAAGCAGATGGTTTTATCTCTTAGAATATTGCTCAAACAAGTATAAAAAAAGAAAATCAATTTGGTGGTTTTAA
- a CDS encoding LTA synthase family protein, with protein MFQKIPSYIKYIFTNVFLLFIFAVLFRGIFYLLFIQVEDLDPLKLQKAIFLGLRFDLKLAVIAFFPLAILLLITNFGFFKRKIYKKIANTYLVLTYLTLTLFFLFDLGYYEYLAIRLDASSLRFLGNLKISSQVLVESYPIYKGIIGLIILCFIIYKYANFVYNLFSKAHQEITKKVKALIIILTVLVLSFGIYNSITHYPLRWSEAFFSKNTTVNQFALNPVLYFFDSFSFRSEGANIEKFKAYYPVIAKHLNLPKDTINFAKKVTFKEPYKEKPNVIYVMLESTGTATLSHYGNPLNSSPKMDSIIKESLSFSKFYVHKPGTAASVFASVTGLPDIEDVKTASRNPMIIDQRIIFDQYEGYQKQYFIGGSANWANIRGVFQSNVKDLKIFEEGSFEEENRADVWGIDDYDLFKESDKEFKKLHDSGKPFVAYIQTATNHMPFTVPDQKESFKPILEDEIDEETLLKGGFRSLGQLNGIRYLDFNVARFLERAKETGYYDNTIFVFFGDHRGGMKKLNFLKNNQDDLGIQVHHVPFFIHAPKYVKPQVVDKYAKLIDMFPTATSLAKVNYTNYTLGRDLLDSTNTDTAAFVYVQSKGEKGVGILKDNFYYEKTNISKKTGLYSLEANTVKDIQLDNPKVTQQMDSLLSAYYHATKYLYFNNKKLPKLNEK; from the coding sequence ATGTTTCAAAAAATTCCGAGTTACATAAAATACATTTTTACAAATGTATTTTTACTATTTATTTTCGCAGTACTTTTTAGAGGAATCTTCTACCTTCTATTTATACAAGTAGAAGATCTTGATCCATTAAAATTGCAAAAGGCTATTTTCTTAGGGCTACGTTTTGATTTAAAACTTGCCGTTATTGCTTTTTTTCCATTAGCAATATTGCTTTTAATTACTAATTTCGGCTTTTTTAAAAGGAAAATTTATAAAAAGATAGCAAATACATATCTCGTATTAACTTATTTAACCTTAACATTATTTTTCTTATTCGATCTTGGATATTATGAGTATTTGGCAATTAGACTAGATGCTTCTTCACTTCGATTTTTAGGTAATTTAAAAATATCTAGTCAAGTTTTGGTTGAGAGTTACCCTATTTATAAAGGTATTATAGGGTTGATAATCTTATGTTTTATCATCTATAAATATGCCAATTTTGTTTATAATTTATTTTCAAAAGCACATCAAGAAATAACAAAAAAAGTAAAAGCACTAATTATTATCCTAACCGTACTCGTTTTATCTTTTGGTATCTATAACAGTATTACACACTACCCATTGCGCTGGAGTGAGGCTTTTTTCTCTAAAAATACAACTGTAAATCAATTTGCATTAAACCCTGTTTTATATTTCTTTGACAGTTTTTCATTTAGAAGTGAAGGTGCTAATATTGAAAAATTTAAAGCTTATTACCCTGTAATTGCAAAACACTTAAACTTACCAAAAGACACTATAAATTTTGCAAAGAAAGTAACTTTTAAAGAACCATATAAAGAGAAGCCAAATGTAATTTATGTAATGCTAGAGTCTACAGGAACTGCAACATTGAGTCACTATGGTAATCCTTTAAACTCTAGTCCAAAAATGGATTCTATTATAAAGGAAAGTTTAAGCTTCTCTAAATTCTACGTTCATAAACCAGGTACCGCAGCAAGTGTTTTTGCTAGTGTTACAGGTTTACCAGATATAGAAGATGTAAAAACGGCTTCTAGAAACCCTATGATTATAGATCAGCGTATTATTTTTGATCAGTATGAAGGGTATCAAAAGCAATATTTTATAGGAGGATCTGCAAATTGGGCAAACATAAGAGGTGTATTTCAGTCAAATGTAAAAGATTTAAAAATCTTTGAAGAAGGTAGTTTCGAAGAAGAAAACAGAGCAGATGTTTGGGGAATTGATGATTACGATTTATTTAAGGAGTCTGACAAAGAATTTAAAAAACTACATGACAGTGGAAAGCCTTTTGTTGCCTACATACAAACAGCAACAAACCACATGCCTTTTACAGTACCTGATCAAAAAGAAAGTTTTAAACCTATTTTAGAAGACGAAATAGATGAAGAAACTTTGTTAAAAGGAGGTTTTAGATCTTTAGGTCAATTAAACGGAATTAGATATTTAGATTTTAACGTTGCACGTTTTTTAGAAAGAGCAAAAGAAACTGGTTATTATGACAATACTATTTTTGTCTTTTTTGGTGATCATAGAGGTGGTATGAAAAAACTAAATTTCTTGAAAAATAATCAAGATGATTTAGGGATACAAGTACATCATGTACCATTTTTTATTCATGCCCCAAAATATGTAAAACCTCAAGTAGTTGATAAATATGCTAAATTAATAGATATGTTTCCTACCGCAACTAGTTTAGCGAAAGTAAACTACACCAATTATACTTTAGGAAGAGATCTATTAGACAGCACTAACACAGATACTGCTGCCTTTGTGTATGTACAAAGCAAAGGAGAAAAGGGAGTTGGTATATTAAAAGATAATTTTTATTATGAAAAAACAAACATCTCTAAGAAAACTGGGCTGTACAGTTTAGAAGCAAATACAGTCAAAGATATTCAGTTAGACAACCCTAAAGTTACGCAACAAATGGACAGCCTTTTATCGGCCTACTATCACGCAACAAAGTATTTATATTTTAATAATAAGAAACTGCCTAAACTAAATGAAAAGTAA
- a CDS encoding glycosyltransferase family 2 protein, with protein sequence MSIKNELTIILPIYNPQIGWEKLLNIKLDELNEVFKNVDFKTIIVNDGSSKNLITEIDALKKNYKNLEFITYINNKGKGFAVKEGFKNANSTYYIYTDWDFPFNIESLYKSYELLKTKTADVIIGTRTSNYYKRLPLFRKLISIGLRVLNFILFGFKNIDTQAGLKGVNEKGKLHFIETKTNSFIFEFEFIKRILKQNLKISLREDIVFTNFSFKTLKKELYNLFKMYFNN encoded by the coding sequence ATGAGCATAAAAAATGAATTAACAATAATATTACCAATTTATAACCCACAAATAGGTTGGGAAAAACTACTAAACATTAAATTAGATGAGTTAAATGAAGTTTTTAAAAATGTAGATTTTAAAACTATTATTGTTAACGATGGTTCGTCAAAAAACCTTATAACAGAAATTGATGCGCTAAAAAAAAACTATAAAAATTTAGAATTTATAACTTATATTAATAATAAAGGAAAAGGTTTTGCTGTTAAAGAAGGTTTTAAAAACGCAAATTCTACATACTATATTTATACAGACTGGGATTTCCCTTTTAATATAGAATCCTTATATAAATCTTATGAACTTTTAAAAACTAAAACCGCAGATGTAATTATTGGTACAAGAACATCCAATTATTACAAAAGACTTCCTTTATTTAGAAAATTAATATCCATTGGGTTAAGAGTTCTAAATTTTATACTATTTGGCTTTAAAAACATTGATACACAAGCAGGGCTTAAAGGTGTAAATGAAAAAGGAAAATTACATTTTATAGAAACAAAAACAAATAGCTTTATTTTTGAATTTGAATTCATTAAAAGAATTTTAAAACAAAACTTAAAAATATCTTTAAGAGAAGATATTGTTTTTACAAATTTTAGTTTTAAAACATTAAAAAAAGAACTGTATAATCTATTCAAAATGTACTTTAATAATTAA
- a CDS encoding glycosyltransferase family 25 protein, protein MKSFKVYYINLDKSLERRNFMENQFQELSIPLKRMPAVYGKELPQKFLKEAKNQHKILTHFPNLNDGEIGLTKTYFDLWKIIAKQEEEFSIVLEDDALLTPHFFKDLQSLLDLITTNDFVDITGRKGFSLLEKNEHLSKFLIPSLQTTGQIIGKEAAKTLAQNLTSYYAPIDVLKQDVFKHKVSIYTTNKKYVTSNDKNVGGTTIQQKSMPKFKKVLREVLRPLWQLLTLLTYKSYRAINNYSFYKNN, encoded by the coding sequence ATGAAGTCTTTTAAAGTATATTATATTAATTTAGATAAAAGTCTTGAAAGGAGAAATTTTATGGAAAATCAGTTTCAAGAACTGAGCATTCCGCTTAAAAGAATGCCTGCCGTTTATGGTAAAGAATTACCTCAAAAATTTTTAAAGGAAGCAAAAAATCAACATAAAATTCTTACACATTTCCCAAATTTAAATGATGGTGAAATTGGTTTGACAAAAACCTATTTCGATTTATGGAAAATTATAGCCAAACAAGAAGAAGAATTTTCCATTGTTTTAGAGGACGATGCCTTATTAACTCCTCACTTTTTTAAAGATTTACAAAGTTTATTAGATTTAATTACAACAAACGATTTTGTTGATATTACTGGTAGAAAAGGGTTTTCTTTATTAGAAAAAAATGAACATTTATCAAAATTTTTAATTCCTTCACTGCAAACTACCGGACAAATTATAGGTAAAGAAGCTGCAAAAACACTAGCTCAAAACTTAACCTCCTATTATGCGCCCATAGATGTTTTAAAACAAGATGTTTTTAAACACAAAGTAAGTATTTATACTACCAATAAAAAATATGTAACTAGCAATGATAAGAATGTTGGAGGAACTACAATTCAGCAGAAAAGTATGCCTAAATTTAAAAAAGTATTAAGAGAAGTTTTAAGACCTTTATGGCAACTATTAACTTTACTGACTTACAAAAGTTATAGAGCTATTAATAACTATTCCTTTTATAAAAATAATTAG